GCTAGAAATGGTCAAGATATATGTTaagcaggccgggtgtggtggctcacgcatgtaatcccagcaacttggaaggTTGacgcaggcggatcgcttgaggtcaggagtttgagaccagcctgaccaatatgatgaaaccttgtctccactaaaaatacaaaaattagccaggcatggtggcaggagcctgtaatcccagctactcgggaggctgagacaggagaattgcttgaacctgggaggcggaggttgtagtgagctgagattgggccattgcactccagtctgggcaacaagagcaaaactccgtctcaaaaaaaaaaaaaaaaaaaaaggtatgttaACCAAGTTTTGTTCTCCAATAATTTCCACATTGAGATTATTGGAAAGTTGCTTCTATAGACATTACTTGAGCTCCCCTCAGAAATATGACAATATCTGTAATGCTCAAAAAGGGCTACattgcagggcatggtggcttacgcctgtaatcctagcaccttgggaggctgaggtgggcggagtgcctgagctcaggagtctaagaccagcctgggcaacatggtgaaaccctgtctccataaaatacaaaaaattagctgggtgtggtggcacaagcctctagtcccagctacttgggaggctgaggcaggagaattgcttgaacctgggaggcggaggctgcagtgagctgagatcgcaccactgcactccaggttgggcaacaaagtgagactccatctcaaaaacaaacaaaacaaaaacgctacaggtagtggctcacgcctgtaatcccagcactttgggaggctgaggcaggaggatcacctgaggtcaggagtttgggaccgtcctggtcaacatggtgaaaccccatctctactaaaaatacaaaaaaatagctgggcgtggtggtgcgtgcctgtaatcccagctactggggaggctgaggcagaagaatcgcttgaacccaggaggcggagattgcagtgagccgagatcgtgccattgcactgcagcctgggcaataagagcgaaactccatctcaaaaaaaagaaaagaaaagaaagaaaaagggctaTATAAAGGTTTCTTCATCATCTGTAATCATTTTCTTAGTTCTTATCCTCTTTTCACTGCTTTAGtgggttttaaaaacatttttcttttaaacaaatacaAGTACTACTTTTTGGAAATGAACAGGCTGTAAAAAAGCCAAACATTCCCCCAAGATGAAATTCAAATGTGTCCCTGCCTATATCCCCTGTCTTGTCCATTAACTCACTGCTCAGTCCAGCGTCTATGTCTTTGCTCAGGTTCTTCTCCCTGCCTGCAGCACCTATCCTCTCCTTTCTGGTTAATTTTGTGCTTTCCTTTAAAGATCCAACTAGATCACTTCCCTCATAAAGCCCTTCCCGACTAGTCTACAGGTATCTTTCTTCTCCCGAGAACACCTCTGGCACTGACTCAGCAGTCCATTAAGAACACAGCCTCACAGTGTAATTTCTTTTACTGTATAGGATTGTTTCCAACTCATCAGGTCTGGTGCAGTTCTGTCACGATTTAACATGGAACATCCGGGCTGCCCTTCCTGAATAGTCCAGGGCAGGAGCAGTAGTGagtgattcttctcttttctcggGTTCACTTTGACCTGAAGCAAGTTGCTATCTTCGGAGAATACGTATGGACCCCAACAGAATGGGGCCCAGGGGTCTTCATCCCTTACAAATCCTGGACTGTATCAAAGGGAAGGCCTCAGTAATTCGTGCTCACCCAGCCCATTCGGATCCTGGTCCTCCCTCTCTCTTGGGGTTCAGGGGGTTCCTAGAGTTTTCTTGTTTCCACCCAGGCATGGGGGGCTAGTGTCCAGCTGAGAGTTCTCTCCCCACTGGGCGGGGGTCCGTGCCTGGATGGCCAGCGCATGGACCGGCCCTGCCAGCTCCTCGGCCAGTGCTGCGTGGATCAGCCGGTGTCGTTGTAGGGGGCTCAGTCCCTCGAAACGAGAGCTCACCACAGCCACGCGGAAGTGCGTCTCACTGCCAGGCGGGACCGCGTGGCCACCGCTCTCGTTGCGAAGTTCTAGCACCTCGGGGCTCAGGGCCTGCTCCAACTTCGTGCGAATGGCGGCCTCCACCGGACCGACGGCCCCAGATCCCGCGCTGCCCTGGCACAAACAGACGCGGCCAGCCATGGAGACCAGACCCGGGACCAGCCGCCCACTCAGCATCGGCCACGCCAGAGACGCAGACGCCAGGAGTGAGGGTCGGGGCGATCCGCCTGGTGAGAGCACAATGTCAACACCCGCCCCGCGATCCCCGCATCCGCCCTAACCCCACGCCCGGACGTCCACACCAGCTTCTAAAGGGAGCCCGCATTGATGCCACACAGGGAGACCCGAGACACCCCCCCTTTTCTCTACGTGACGGGGTAAATTCGACCTCCAGCTGTGGAAGTGGAGGGACAAGCGGAGATTAGAAAGGCCCGCACGCGAGGCGGGTTCGTTCCTTAGGGGGTTTGCAAAGAATGGGCAAAAGTAGGGCATGTGCAACTGCGTACTTGTGGTTGGGCCGAAGCCCCTGTGTTCCCTGTAAAGCCCCAGAGAAGCCCCTTCTACCTGCCGCTCAGCCTCGGCCACTGCGATTCCCGCTCAGGGCCAGGACTCTGGAAGCTCCGGAGCTAAATGCAGTCCTGGCGCCCTTCCTGAGGCACGCTGGGAAATGGAGTCCTCGCTGCGCGTTGGTAGGACGGGCAGGCACCACGTGGTGCCCTGAGGGATCATGGGAACTGTAGTCTCGGATTCTCCCCACTGGTAAGGTGGTCAGAAATTCTGAACCCAGCAATGCAAAGAAAAAGGGAATTCAGGCGCAGTTGGGATTGGGATTATTAGATCTATTTTACTGCCAATAGATCTTGTAGATCATCCAGCCCAACTCCTTTATTTTATATGCAAGAAAATGGAAGTCTGATTGAATACATAATTACTGTGCCCCAGACTAGTGCTGGGGACTGGG
This portion of the Pongo abelii isolate AG06213 chromosome 1, NHGRI_mPonAbe1-v2.0_pri, whole genome shotgun sequence genome encodes:
- the BOLA1 gene encoding bolA-like protein 1, with product MLSGRLVPGLVSMAGRVCLCQGSAGSGAVGPVEAAIRTKLEQALSPEVLELRNESGGHAVPPGSETHFRVAVVSSRFEGLSPLQRHRLIHAALAEELAGPVHALAIQARTPAQWGENSQLDTSPPCLGGNKKTLGTP